The proteins below are encoded in one region of Armatimonadota bacterium:
- a CDS encoding nucleotidyltransferase family protein, producing MSPRISIDHNLLREFCRKWRIVELALFGSVLRDDFGPESDVDVLVTFAPDAGLTLFDMVHMQDELAQILGREVDLVSKRGIESSANYIRKRAILESAEVIYAA from the coding sequence ATGAGCCCTCGTATTAGTATAGATCACAATTTGCTGAGAGAATTTTGCCGGAAATGGAGAATCGTTGAACTCGCGTTGTTCGGTTCCGTTTTGCGGGATGATTTCGGGCCGGAGAGTGATGTAGATGTCCTCGTTACTTTTGCTCCTGACGCAGGTTTAACTCTTTTTGACATGGTTCACATGCAGGATGAACTTGCCCAGATTCTCGGCAGGGAAGTCGATCTGGTGAGTAAACGCGGCATTGAGTCGAGTGCCAACTATATCAGAAAGAGGGCGATTCTTGAGTCTGCGGAGGTGATCTATGCCGCGTGA